In Arachis stenosperma cultivar V10309 chromosome 1, arast.V10309.gnm1.PFL2, whole genome shotgun sequence, one DNA window encodes the following:
- the LOC130979789 gene encoding uncharacterized protein LOC130979789 encodes MGSLRRRLESTGKANNELKSEVETLREQLTQSNEKLDAAEKKATAAEKKAATAEEKLKESGATVSRLVEREMTLESQVGAAQKRVAEMEKEKQAVEVELATWKAKYKDVLKQGKGAILATEEALKAQVKVIAPEFDTSAIGVLKVIQDGKVVDAPKK; translated from the coding sequence ATGGGGTCCCTCCGCAGAAGGTTGGAATCTACTGGGAAGGCTAACAATGAGCTAAAAAGTGAAGTTGAAACTCTTCGGGAGCAGTTGACCCAGTCAAATGAGAAACTCGATGCCGCCGAGAAAAAGGCTACTGCTGCCGAGAAGAAAGCCGCCACTGCTGAGGAGAAGTTGAAAGAGTCGGGCGCCACGGTTTCTCGACTTGTCGAGCGTGAGATGACTTTGGAGAGCCAGGTCGGCGCAGCGCAGAAACGGGTGGCCGAGATGGAGAAGGAAAAGCAGGCCGTGGAAGTTGAATTAGCAACGTGGAAGGCCAAGTACAAAGATGTCTTGAAGCAGGGGAAGGGTGCGATTTTGGCGACCGAGGAGGCTCTTAAGGCTCAGGTCAAAGTCATTGCTCCCGAATTTGATACGTCGGCGATTGGTGTTCTCAAAGTCATTCAGGATGGCAAAGTCGTCGACGCCCCCAAGAAGTGA